One Argiope bruennichi chromosome 5, qqArgBrue1.1, whole genome shotgun sequence DNA segment encodes these proteins:
- the LOC129968623 gene encoding uncharacterized protein LOC129968623, which translates to MTPPSWAYQADNFDPPPDEELICSVCRSVFCDPVQSPCNHVFCRTCINRWLESNRNCPICRKRTTKYTVQEVVPIVKNMIMKLTLYCHNKEKGCKEKFTLESCEGHLKVCSYEKVRCSNKPCRELLMRKDLEDHELNNCLYRYIRCQTCTLKLSPNGHIKHNCIKDLKKRLRAKNELIKIKNQKIRELQAEIKHLKEVHVESSDMSSLESLSAGDVMISINALNDTFDSAEYISDSDDYSSQLANYLDNSFRDHVFEDFMQDNSNDSIEYPRSSDSAIDRHSTPAAHGNSTASNHLESTDDEPQVRRPIKRRLPVRTLDSSEEDNDIDVEPPPAPSPKRTPWCRVRAEAGQSSSQAAADVLQSAPQSIIENDHLPSSSTASCSRDEAQSSHSNIPFKLRPSRVMRSSTDQVTVAPVSRNSRAIFERTRALLEQYSLESDPEWLPPNPMHVEDVQYDSDSSYRPPVYPDDHFSTSSDSSSSEGDSSSDSSYVDAQSMTNMLSGLYSTSSSDDPDWIPSSK; encoded by the exons atgacTCCTCCGAGTTGGGCATATCAGGCAGATAATTTTGATCCTCCACCAGATGAAGAACTTATTTGTAGTGTTTGCCGTTCTGTATTTTGTGATCCAGTCCAATCTCCATGTAACCATGTGTTTTGTCGGACCTGCATCAACAGATGGTTGGAGTCGAATAGAAACTGTCCAATATGTCGCAAAAGAACAACAAAATATACAGTCCAAGAAGTTGTTCCTATTGTCAAAAACATGATAATGAAATTAACATTATATTGCCATAACAAAGAAAAAggttgtaaagaaaaatttacctTAGAATCATGTGAAGGCCATTTGAAAGTTTGTTCGTATGAAAAGGTTCGCTGCAGTAATAAACCTTGTAGAGAACTGTTAATGCGAAAAGATTTAGAAGATCATGAATTAAATAACTGTCTTTATAGATATATAAGATGCCAAACTTGCACTTTAAAATTGTCACCCAATGGACATATTAAACATAACTGCATTAAAGATCTTAAGAAGAGATTGAGAG caaaaaatgaattgataaaaataaaaaatcagaaaattaggGAACTTCAAGCAGAAATTAAACATCTAAAGGAAGTACATGTGGAAAGTTCAGATATGTCTTCATTGGAAAGTCTTTCTGCAGGTGATGTCATGATAAGtattaatgcattaaatgatACATTTGATTCAGCTGAATATATATCTGATTCTGATGATTATTCTTCTCAATTGGCTAATTATTTGGATAACAGTTTCCGTGATCATGTTTTTGAGGATTTTATGCAAGACAATTCCAATGATAGTATTGAATATCCACGCTCTTCCGACTCTGCAATTGATAGACATTCCACTCCTGCAGCTCATGGAAATTCTACTGCTTCTAATCATTTGGAATCCACTGATGATGAACCACAGGTAAGAAGACCTATAAAGCGCAGACTTCCCGTTAGAACTCTTGACTCTTCAGAGGAAGATAATGATATAGATGTGGAACCTCCTCCTGCACCTTCCCCTAAACGTACCCCTTGGTGTCGGGTACGTGCAGAAGCTGGGCAGTCATCTTCTCAGGCAGCAGCAGATGTCCTGCAATCTGCTCCTCaaagtattattgaaaatgatCATTTGCCATCTTCATCCACTGCAAGTTGTTCACGCGATGAAGCTCAATCATCACATTCTAACATTCCTTTCAAGCTTCGTCCTTCTCGTGTCATGAGATCTAGCACTGATCAAGTTACAGTTGCACCTGTCAGTAGGAATTCAAGAGCTATCTTCGAAAGGACTAGAGCTTTGTTAGAACAATATAGTCTAGAATCGGACCCTGAGTGGTTACCTCCAAATCCCATGCATGTTGAAGATGTACAATATGATTCGGATTCTAGTTATCGTCCTCCAGTTTATCCAGATGATCACTTTTCCACGTCTAGCGATTCTAGTTCAAGTGAAGGTGATAGCTCTTCTGATAGCTCTTATGTAGATGCTCAAAGCATGACTAATATGTTAAGTGG gCTGTACAGTACCAGTAGTAGTGATGATCCAGATTGGATTCCATCTTCAAAATAA